In Clarias gariepinus isolate MV-2021 ecotype Netherlands chromosome 9, CGAR_prim_01v2, whole genome shotgun sequence, a single window of DNA contains:
- the b2ml gene encoding beta-2-microglobulin, like has translation MNVLLSLVVLAVFSANAFAKESPPKIQVYSRNPGIYGQDNHLICHVSDFHPPDIEITLIKNNEEIPGAQQTDLAFEKGWKFHLTKSVSFKPQEGEKYGCKVRHMQSDPKIITWEPDM, from the exons ATGAACGTGCTGCTTTCTTTAGTCGTGCTCGCTGTTTTCAGCGCCAATGCCTTCGCTAAGGAGT CTCCACCAAAAATCCAGGTTTACAGCCGTAACCCTGGTATTTATGGACAAGACAACCACCTGATCTGCCACGTGAGTGACTTTCACCCCCCAGACATTGAAATCACACTGATAAAGAATAACGAGGAGATTCCAGGTGCCCAGCAGACCGACCTGGCCTTTGAGAAAGGCTGGAAGTTTCACCTGACCAAGAGCGTCAGTTTCAAACCCCAAGAAGGTGAAAAATACGGCTGCAAAGTCCGACACATGCAGAGCGATCCCAAGATAATCACCTGGG AGCCAGACATGTAA